CCAAGCGACCCCCACCATCACCAACGAAACAACCAATATTGCCGATGCCTTGCCCGACACAACCATCCTGATGCTGAGTGGTAGTAACCTCCGGGCAGCCTGGCAGCAGTATAACCAAGAGCCACCGGAAGATCCCCTCAACTCACCCAATTCACCACCTAATCTTCTCCCTCCCGATGCCATTAGCCAAGGAGTACAGGCTACTGTTGGGCTAGATCTCGAGCAAGACTTCCTGAGCTGGATGACCGGAGAATTTGCTCTCGGTGTTATTCCTATTGCGGATTCCACAACTCCGGATCAAGCAAGTGCTGGGATACTCGTGATTGCCAAAGCCAGCGATCGCACAGCGGCTGAACAAACCCTGGCATCCCTGGATGACGTAATGAGCCGCCGCTATCGCTTTGATGTGAGCGAGGCCAATGTGAGAGGCGAGCCGGTGACCACATGGACTCAGCCATTTTCTGGCCTCACCATTGTGCGGGGATGGTTGGAGGACGATCGCGCCTTTTTAGCAATTCGTGGGGCGGTGGCCGACACCGTCGTGCCCGAGCCTCAAACCACCCTAGCAGACACCAGCCTATATCAAACCCTCACCTCCAACGATGCCCGCACCAACGGGCAATTGTTTGTGAATATTGAGCAATTGCTCAACCCTCAGACAGGTCTTCCTATTCCGCCCACGCCCGATCGCTACACCCCATACGTCTCGGCGCTTCAAGCCATTGGCGTCACCACGCGATCGCAAACCCCCCAAAGCACGCTGTACGACATCTACATCATGTTGAAACAAGGCAGAACCCCAGGCGCATTACCCGAGGTAGATCAATCTGACTCACCCCCTGCCACAGATAACAACGCCCCAGGAGAAACACCCCCACCTGACAATCAAGACAGCGCTACGGAGTAAGCCCACCCAAAGATTTTTACCGTAAACGTTCTCGGGATCCCCAAGACTCGCTAGGATAGAGGGTGGAGCTTGTTGCTGGGTGGCTCACTCGGAGACAATCGCTTGCGACGATCCCCAGGGTC
Above is a window of Candidatus Obscuribacterales bacterium DNA encoding:
- a CDS encoding DUF3352 domain-containing protein, encoding AIAATGRALPLPSSGLSSLSQNQGLAATLTLENQGIRIQTQLWRNANQATPTITNETTNIADALPDTTILMLSGSNLRAAWQQYNQEPPEDPLNSPNSPPNLLPPDAISQGVQATVGLDLEQDFLSWMTGEFALGVIPIADSTTPDQASAGILVIAKASDRTAAEQTLASLDDVMSRRYRFDVSEANVRGEPVTTWTQPFSGLTIVRGWLEDDRAFLAIRGAVADTVVPEPQTTLADTSLYQTLTSNDARTNGQLFVNIEQLLNPQTGLPIPPTPDRYTPYVSALQAIGVTTRSQTPQSTLYDIYIMLKQGRTPGALPEVDQSDSPPATDNNAPGETPPPDNQDSATE